A portion of the Drosophila sechellia strain sech25 chromosome 2R, ASM438219v1, whole genome shotgun sequence genome contains these proteins:
- the LOC6608979 gene encoding uncharacterized protein LOC6608979 isoform X3 has protein sequence MEEDDPMGQFEAGEEKSIVMRVPKPLPPPSGRIRASSIEMRLLEMQRKLSAIAEIPKILCSTLATVSQNFGRMSESEVDEDDVEEEAYVQRKFSYDEDALDFELRNGEQAGDTDSDGEDLVLVREEDAEHVDVPKGAKQSKLLKDVTPESDYASEANYPANEASDDTESDDEDEPGSTVYFMKLPAAAAEDTYSSTEDEDDSDFLNTTYTWNLRNVPKLRINDAEAEGELTLGHQAREVPQQEQSQEKQPCLEPEPPKVRPATPTPKVPPQESAEGQTQKLLFRLDKLERSWPWADREKIIYKQSTCHLVPRKPLGLVGQRMQLLLKDKKE, from the exons ATGGAGGAAGACGATCCCATGGGCCAGTTTGAGGCTGGAGAGGAAAAGTCGATTGTGATGCGGGTACCAAAACCTTTGCCGCCGCCAAGTG GACGCATACGAGCCAGCTCCATCGAGATGCGTCTGCTGGAGATGCAGCGAAAGTTGTCAGCCATTGCCGAAATACCCAAAATCCTGTGCTCAACTTTGGCCACCGTGTCGCAGAATTTTGGCCGGATGAGTGAATCGGAGGTGGATGAGGATGACGTCGAGGAGGAGGCCTATGTGCAGCGGAAGTTCTCCTACGACGAGGATGCCCTTGACTTTGAGCTGAGGAACGGGGAACAGGCAGGTGACACTGACAGTGACGGGGAAGATTTGGTGCTGGTTCGGGAGGAGGATGCTGAGCACGTGGATGTACCGAAAGGTGCCAAGCAATCAAAGCTGCTGAAGGATGTCACGCCGGAATCGGATTATGCATCGGAAGCCAATTATCCGGCAAATGAGGCAAGCGATGACACGGAATCCGACGATGAGGATGAGCCCGGCAGCACGGTGTATTTTATGAAACTGCCAGCGGCCGCCGCCGAGGATACGTATTCTTCTACGGAGGACGAGGATGACAGCGATTTCCTGAACACCACCTACACGTGGAATCTCCGCAATGTGCCCAAGCTGCGAATTAACGATGCCGAGGCCGAAGGTGAACTGACACTGGGACATCAGGCGCGGGAGGTGCCTCAGCAGGAGCAGTCACAGGAGAAGCAGCCTTGTCTGGAACCCGAGCCACCGAAGGTGcgcccagccacgcccacaccgaAGGTTCCGCCTCAAGAATCCGCCGAAGGGCAGACACAAAAG TTGCTATTCAGACTGGACAAGCTGGAGCGATCCTGGCCCTGGGCAGACCGTGAGAAGATCATATACAA GCAATCCACTTGCCATCTGGTGCCACGAAAGCCACTGGGATTGGTGGGACAGCGaatgcagctgctgctcaaggacaaaaaggagtGA
- the LOC6608979 gene encoding uncharacterized protein LOC6608979 isoform X2, whose product MSSVSVVRASRIFSEPKLKVTPNGLADKAGIRLGDIILEINEEDASQLTLSQAHEKINSTPKKIHFLLRNMEEDDPMGQFEAGEEKSIVMRVPKPLPPPSGRIRASSIEMRLLEMQRKLSAIAEIPKILCSTLATVSQNFGRMSESEVDEDDVEEEAYVQRKFSYDEDALDFELRNGEQAGDTDSDGEDLVLVREEDAEHVDVPKGAKQSKLLKDVTPESDYASEANYPANEASDDTESDDEDEPGSTVYFMKLPAAAAEDTYSSTEDEDDSDFLNTTYTWNLRNVPKLRINDAEAEGELTLGHQAREVPQQEQSQEKQPCLEPEPPKVRPATPTPKVPPQESAEGQTQKLLFRLDKLERSWPWADREKIIYKQSTCHLVPRKPLGLVGQRMQLLLKDKKE is encoded by the exons ATGTCATCTGTATCTGTCGTTCGCGCATCGCGTATATTTTCTGAACCTAAACTCAAA GTTACCCCCAACGGCCTGGCCGACAAAGCGGGCATTCGCCTGGGCGACATCATACTCGAGATCAACGAGGAGGACGCCTCGCAGCTGACGCTGTCCCAGGCCCACGAGAAAATCAACTCGACACCCAAGAAGATACATTTCCTGCTGCGCAA CATGGAGGAAGACGATCCCATGGGCCAGTTTGAGGCTGGAGAGGAAAAGTCGATTGTGATGCGGGTACCAAAACCTTTGCCGCCGCCAAGTG GACGCATACGAGCCAGCTCCATCGAGATGCGTCTGCTGGAGATGCAGCGAAAGTTGTCAGCCATTGCCGAAATACCCAAAATCCTGTGCTCAACTTTGGCCACCGTGTCGCAGAATTTTGGCCGGATGAGTGAATCGGAGGTGGATGAGGATGACGTCGAGGAGGAGGCCTATGTGCAGCGGAAGTTCTCCTACGACGAGGATGCCCTTGACTTTGAGCTGAGGAACGGGGAACAGGCAGGTGACACTGACAGTGACGGGGAAGATTTGGTGCTGGTTCGGGAGGAGGATGCTGAGCACGTGGATGTACCGAAAGGTGCCAAGCAATCAAAGCTGCTGAAGGATGTCACGCCGGAATCGGATTATGCATCGGAAGCCAATTATCCGGCAAATGAGGCAAGCGATGACACGGAATCCGACGATGAGGATGAGCCCGGCAGCACGGTGTATTTTATGAAACTGCCAGCGGCCGCCGCCGAGGATACGTATTCTTCTACGGAGGACGAGGATGACAGCGATTTCCTGAACACCACCTACACGTGGAATCTCCGCAATGTGCCCAAGCTGCGAATTAACGATGCCGAGGCCGAAGGTGAACTGACACTGGGACATCAGGCGCGGGAGGTGCCTCAGCAGGAGCAGTCACAGGAGAAGCAGCCTTGTCTGGAACCCGAGCCACCGAAGGTGcgcccagccacgcccacaccgaAGGTTCCGCCTCAAGAATCCGCCGAAGGGCAGACACAAAAG TTGCTATTCAGACTGGACAAGCTGGAGCGATCCTGGCCCTGGGCAGACCGTGAGAAGATCATATACAA GCAATCCACTTGCCATCTGGTGCCACGAAAGCCACTGGGATTGGTGGGACAGCGaatgcagctgctgctcaaggacaaaaaggagtGA
- the LOC6608979 gene encoding uncharacterized protein LOC6608979 isoform X1 yields the protein MPEPLGLLWSVPESKSKAPIIKVSCGIGDTDGYPAFDVDSDAYATKDDSRWGFLITGGAEFHMPLTVFQVTPNGLADKAGIRLGDIILEINEEDASQLTLSQAHEKINSTPKKIHFLLRNMEEDDPMGQFEAGEEKSIVMRVPKPLPPPSGRIRASSIEMRLLEMQRKLSAIAEIPKILCSTLATVSQNFGRMSESEVDEDDVEEEAYVQRKFSYDEDALDFELRNGEQAGDTDSDGEDLVLVREEDAEHVDVPKGAKQSKLLKDVTPESDYASEANYPANEASDDTESDDEDEPGSTVYFMKLPAAAAEDTYSSTEDEDDSDFLNTTYTWNLRNVPKLRINDAEAEGELTLGHQAREVPQQEQSQEKQPCLEPEPPKVRPATPTPKVPPQESAEGQTQKLLFRLDKLERSWPWADREKIIYKQSTCHLVPRKPLGLVGQRMQLLLKDKKE from the exons ATGCCGGAACCACTGGGTCTGCTATGGTCCGTGCCGGAGTCCAAGTCAAAGGCGCCCATCATCAAGGTGTCCTGCGGCATCGGCGATACGGACGGCTATCCCGCCTTCGATGTCGACTCCGATGCGTACGCCACCAAGGACGACAGCCGGTGGGGATTCCTCATCACCGGCGGAGCCGAGTTCCATATGCCGCTGACAGTCTTCCAG GTTACCCCCAACGGCCTGGCCGACAAAGCGGGCATTCGCCTGGGCGACATCATACTCGAGATCAACGAGGAGGACGCCTCGCAGCTGACGCTGTCCCAGGCCCACGAGAAAATCAACTCGACACCCAAGAAGATACATTTCCTGCTGCGCAA CATGGAGGAAGACGATCCCATGGGCCAGTTTGAGGCTGGAGAGGAAAAGTCGATTGTGATGCGGGTACCAAAACCTTTGCCGCCGCCAAGTG GACGCATACGAGCCAGCTCCATCGAGATGCGTCTGCTGGAGATGCAGCGAAAGTTGTCAGCCATTGCCGAAATACCCAAAATCCTGTGCTCAACTTTGGCCACCGTGTCGCAGAATTTTGGCCGGATGAGTGAATCGGAGGTGGATGAGGATGACGTCGAGGAGGAGGCCTATGTGCAGCGGAAGTTCTCCTACGACGAGGATGCCCTTGACTTTGAGCTGAGGAACGGGGAACAGGCAGGTGACACTGACAGTGACGGGGAAGATTTGGTGCTGGTTCGGGAGGAGGATGCTGAGCACGTGGATGTACCGAAAGGTGCCAAGCAATCAAAGCTGCTGAAGGATGTCACGCCGGAATCGGATTATGCATCGGAAGCCAATTATCCGGCAAATGAGGCAAGCGATGACACGGAATCCGACGATGAGGATGAGCCCGGCAGCACGGTGTATTTTATGAAACTGCCAGCGGCCGCCGCCGAGGATACGTATTCTTCTACGGAGGACGAGGATGACAGCGATTTCCTGAACACCACCTACACGTGGAATCTCCGCAATGTGCCCAAGCTGCGAATTAACGATGCCGAGGCCGAAGGTGAACTGACACTGGGACATCAGGCGCGGGAGGTGCCTCAGCAGGAGCAGTCACAGGAGAAGCAGCCTTGTCTGGAACCCGAGCCACCGAAGGTGcgcccagccacgcccacaccgaAGGTTCCGCCTCAAGAATCCGCCGAAGGGCAGACACAAAAG TTGCTATTCAGACTGGACAAGCTGGAGCGATCCTGGCCCTGGGCAGACCGTGAGAAGATCATATACAA GCAATCCACTTGCCATCTGGTGCCACGAAAGCCACTGGGATTGGTGGGACAGCGaatgcagctgctgctcaaggacaaaaaggagtGA
- the LOC6608977 gene encoding uncharacterized protein LOC6608977: protein MQRSLLLLAVSAILFCAAVALPSRLTISEETWLDHMLTLSDGSNELQDLDESTGILIRKRSAKDASSSSEEHKDQVKDKAKNKADSSGDSSSEEKTTPAAVEETTTEHSARKRRSTEDARIRSFCHSLNELYIDHSGRQSVYEKLYNFCKLRESRKRRQAADESDLDAQDEKELDEQMAQAAAELLKGKDNTSIEDYAQGCEVMEVSSKEANEATYAE from the coding sequence ATGCAGCGATCACTGTTACTACTGGCTGTGTCAGCCATCCTGTTCTGTGCTGCAGTGGCCCTGCCCTCAAGACTGACCATATCCGAGGAGACTTGGCTGGATCACATGCTGACGCTGAGCGACGGCAGCAATGAACTGCAGGACCTGGACGAGAGCACCGGAATTCTCATTAGAAAACGATCTGCCAAGGATGCCAGCAGCTCCTCTGAGGAGCATAAGGACCAAGTCAAGGACAAGGCCAAAAACAAGGCGGACAGCTCCGGCGATTCCTCCTCCGAGGAAAAGACAACACCAGCTGCGGTAGAAGAAACTACTACGGAGCACTCTGCTAGGAAGCGCAGAAGCACGGAGGATGCGAGGATACGATCCTTTTGCCATTCACTGAATGAATTGTATATTGATCATTCCGGTAGACAATCTGTATATGAAAAACTGTATAACTTTTGTAAGCTAAGGGAGTCTAGAAAAAGGCGCCAGGCTGCCGATGAGTCGGACCTGGATGCCCAGGATGAGAAGGAGCTGGACGAGCAGATGGCGCAGGCTGCGGCGGAACTTTTGAAGGGCAAGGATAACACCAGCATCGAGGACTACGCACAGGGATGCGAGGTCATGGAGGTTAGCTCCAAGGAGGCCAACGAAGCCACATATGCCGAATGA
- the LOC6608978 gene encoding uncharacterized protein LOC6608978, which produces MRRSVLLLLISAIVLSAALALPANWKESESESEYHDYNELSEHQDLNSSIEKTISKRAAKDTSDSTEDGGSEDVNDKMDSSMESSWVGEHMVIMASEEEAESGVRRRRSGERNRNLSLLATICPYADFSQLENGITLNSRIEITDMYAICKTLPESGRAHAIQLSSD; this is translated from the coding sequence ATGCGTCGATCTGTTTTGCTGCTCCTAATCTCCGCCATTGTGCTGAGTGCGGCACTTGCTCTGCCAGCAAATTGGAAGGAGTCCGAGTCCGAGTCCGAGTATCATGATTATAACGAGCTATCGGAGCACCAGGATCTGAACAGCAGTATCGAGAAAACTATCAGCAAGCGAGCTGCCAAGGACACTAGTGACAGCACGGAGGATGGTGGCAGTGAGGATGTTAACGATAAAATGGACAGCTCAATGGAATCCTCTTGGGTGGGGGAACATATGGTGATCATGGCATCCGAGGAAGAAGCGGAGTCCGGTGTCAGAAGGCGCAGGTCTGGTGAGAGGAACAGGAACTTATCGCTCCTGGCCACGATTTGCCCGTATGCTGATTTCAGCCAATTGGAGAACGGTATTACCTTAAATTCTAGAATTGAAATCACTGATATGTATGCGATTTGTAAAACTCTACCAGAGTCCGGTCGGGCACACGCAATACAACTTTCCAGCGAttaa
- the LOC6608979 gene encoding uncharacterized protein LOC6608979 isoform X5, which yields MEEDDPMGQFEAGEEKSIVMRVPKPLPPPSEFTPTPLLGSRCWHPIMWQDPPEPPKPKKKKTKTQLDDEGNEVVIELSEDESSDEEEQELPHHRIIRNIRRFFAEVGDNQELRTNTIENMLMALPSASKAK from the exons ATGGAGGAAGACGATCCCATGGGCCAGTTTGAGGCTGGAGAGGAAAAGTCGATTGTGATGCGGGTACCAAAACCTTTGCCGCCGCCAAGTG AATTCACCCCAACCCCCCTGCTTGGCTCGCGTTGTTGGCATCCGATAATGTGGCAAGACCCCCCGGAGCCGCCGAAGcccaagaaaaagaaaaccaaaacgCAGCTGGACGACGAGGGCAACGAGGTGGTCATTGAGCTCAGCGAGGACGAGTCGTCcgacgaggaggagcag GAGCTGCCCCACCATCGCATCATCCGGAACATCCGGCGCTTCTTCGCGGAGGTGGGCGACAACCAGGAGCTGCGCACGAACACCATCGAGAACATGCTGATGGCCCTGCCCAGCGCCTCCAAGGCCAAGTGA
- the LOC6608979 gene encoding PDZ and LIM domain protein 7 isoform X4: protein MPEPLGLLWSVPESKSKAPIIKVSCGIGDTDGYPAFDVDSDAYATKDDSRWGFLITGGAEFHMPLTVFQVTPNGLADKAGIRLGDIILEINEEDASQLTLSQAHEKINSTPKKIHFLLRNMEEDDPMGQFEAGEEKSIVMRVPKPLPPPSEFTPTPLLGSRCWHPIMWQDPPEPPKPKKKKTKTQLDDEGNEVVIELSEDESSDEEEQELPHHRIIRNIRRFFAEVGDNQELRTNTIENMLMALPSASKAK from the exons ATGCCGGAACCACTGGGTCTGCTATGGTCCGTGCCGGAGTCCAAGTCAAAGGCGCCCATCATCAAGGTGTCCTGCGGCATCGGCGATACGGACGGCTATCCCGCCTTCGATGTCGACTCCGATGCGTACGCCACCAAGGACGACAGCCGGTGGGGATTCCTCATCACCGGCGGAGCCGAGTTCCATATGCCGCTGACAGTCTTCCAG GTTACCCCCAACGGCCTGGCCGACAAAGCGGGCATTCGCCTGGGCGACATCATACTCGAGATCAACGAGGAGGACGCCTCGCAGCTGACGCTGTCCCAGGCCCACGAGAAAATCAACTCGACACCCAAGAAGATACATTTCCTGCTGCGCAA CATGGAGGAAGACGATCCCATGGGCCAGTTTGAGGCTGGAGAGGAAAAGTCGATTGTGATGCGGGTACCAAAACCTTTGCCGCCGCCAAGTG AATTCACCCCAACCCCCCTGCTTGGCTCGCGTTGTTGGCATCCGATAATGTGGCAAGACCCCCCGGAGCCGCCGAAGcccaagaaaaagaaaaccaaaacgCAGCTGGACGACGAGGGCAACGAGGTGGTCATTGAGCTCAGCGAGGACGAGTCGTCcgacgaggaggagcag GAGCTGCCCCACCATCGCATCATCCGGAACATCCGGCGCTTCTTCGCGGAGGTGGGCGACAACCAGGAGCTGCGCACGAACACCATCGAGAACATGCTGATGGCCCTGCCCAGCGCCTCCAAGGCCAAGTGA